The bacterium genome contains the following window.
GCAGCGCCTCGCGGATGGCGCGCTTGTGCGCCGCGACCGTGAGCGGCGCGCCGTGCGCCATCGCCAGGGCGTACTCGCGCGTCGCCGCCTCGAGCTCGGCGGCGGGGAGGACGCGGTTCACCAGCCCGATGTGCATCGCATCGCCGGCGTTCAGCGTGCGCGCCGAGAGCAGGATGTCGGCGGCGTGCGTCGGTCCGACCACCTGCACCAGACGAACGATGCTCTCGAAGGGATACGACAAGCCGAGGCGCGTCGCCGGGACGGCGAAGCGCGCCTCGGCGGACGCGAAGCGCAGGTCACAGGCGAGCGCCACGGCGACGCCGCCGCCGAAGCAGAAACCGTGGATCATCGCCATCACCGGCTGCGGCGCGTGCATCAACGCCGCCCAGGCGCGGCCGGAGACCTGGTCGTACGCCGCGGTCGCCGCCGCATCCGCGCGCACGGCGCGGAACTCGCTGATGTCCGCGCCGCTGATGAACGCCTGCTCGCCAGCGCCGCGCACGATGACCACCCGCACGTCGCGGTCGGCGCCGAGGGCGGTGATCGCGTCGGCCAGTCCCTCCCATACGGCGACGCTGAGCGCGTTGCGCGCCTGCGGCCGGTTGACCACGACCCAGGCGAGCGGGGGCTCGCGGTGCACGAGGAGGGCGTCGTCGGCTGCCATGGCCGACGACTCGATCATTTCCGCCTTGCGGTCAACCGCGCCGCCGGCGCTGTCGCGCCGACGCGACGGCGTTGCGGGACCCGATTGCCTCCCGTACAGGAGATGGGGGTGCGCATGCGATGAGCCGCCGGAAGCGAACTGCCGATCAGCCGATGGCCGCGCCCGACGGATTCCAT
Protein-coding sequences here:
- a CDS encoding enoyl-CoA hydratase/isomerase family protein — encoded protein: MAADDALLVHREPPLAWVVVNRPQARNALSVAVWEGLADAITALGADRDVRVVIVRGAGEQAFISGADISEFRAVRADAAATAAYDQVSGRAWAALMHAPQPVMAMIHGFCFGGGVAVALACDLRFASAEARFAVPATRLGLSYPFESIVRLVQVVGPTHAADILLSARTLNAGDAMHIGLVNRVLPAAELEAATREYALAMAHGAPLTVAAHKRAIREALRAPADRDMAGLREAMRRCFDSADYQEGIAAFLEKRPPRFQGR